The following are encoded together in the Drosophila sechellia strain sech25 chromosome 3R, ASM438219v1, whole genome shotgun sequence genome:
- the LOC116801428 gene encoding ribosome-binding protein 1 isoform X1 has protein sequence MDFHILIVIGCVVSASLLSFLFINKIFRRKTFEEVVAEKRALSANLYKAAGGAATKKPKKKELKREKKQRQREQQRDVNNEPEPEEAEDYSDGQSEGQGSVAGEEPGLSKQHVEFEPDAEVLTDQRRPSSVAEKENQPSGAGKKGKKDKRNGANNKTAGILVNKNETVAVKPPANAEETPTLNNFETKVPKDVVELKKQEQKERKEDNNNKQQSQKKVAGGNVSKKEKVAAVETEAPVVTKQILKQQQQQQNGSPKTQHNQANNKTKQQQQNKKQNHKETLSTKDLAHALDKLADHQNQTIGVNALMNVFSRAELNRSEIQILIDYLLNKQQDMPSSHSEWSDDICQKLKRQLEEKEKLLAEEQEASIGIQAKLRELRQEVNTERAQMHARNQAYIDKLQGKEQELAALNQELSSLNDKLTLERQQLTTLRREKQANSQDLVQLQRLQQDLAHKEKCLAEMTAFVNAETQQKNEVIQQQAQQLQALELQREELEARQNNSIFELEQRKQLEAENADLKQELSSVQQTQSELQRVHAAELQELRQNLSVLEARNVALSQQLTQAANSAVQATAAQSEQAQVQTEALAQKQQELNALRSQVGSLTDAQAQQQKQANALQSQLLEAQQRADQLQAKEQHLQQELQEQREKNNDVRMKNWKLIEALQNAEALTAKTKTNSAQSVGQQHKELQLQQQKAVAANGGGSASSAKSEQQRIRDLYQRLYPDAVKAQSGNALQASFDQWLEQVLATHVKQQQDKLRQKLDAEKSEKQSSSSHKSTQSNNSSSSNHNSTHNNISSNNSSSNSQSSSAVEQQELHKQNLQLRECNDKLTQLVTKTTNTLMDLEDRAREQDEHWRGIVEQKEQLILTLQQHASNGE, from the exons TCGGTTGTGTGGTCAGCGCCTCGCTGCTCTCGTTCCTGTTCATCAATAAGATCTTCCGGCGCAAGACTTTCGAGGAGGTGGTGGCCGAGAAGCGAGCCCTGAGCGCCAATCTCTACAAGGCGGCCGGTGGCGCCGCTACCAAGAAGCCCAAGAAGAAGGAACTTAAGCGCGAAAAGAAGCAACGTCAGCGGGAACAGCAGCGGGATGTGAACAACGAGCCGGAACCAGAGGAAGCCGAAGACTACTCCGATGGTCAGTCGGAGGGTCAGGGCTCCGTGGCTGGCGAGGAACCCGGTCTGTCCAAGCAGCACGTTGAATTTGAACCCGATGCAGAGGTCCTCACTGATCAGCGACGACCTAGTAGCGTGGCTGAGAAGGAGAACCAACCTTCTGGGGCTGGCAAAAAGGGAAAGAAGGATAAGCGTAACGGAGCCAACAACAAGACAGCCGGAATCCTGGTCAACAAGAACGAAACTGTTGCTGTTAAGCCTCCAGCTAACGCCGAGGAGACACCaactttgaataattttgaaaccAAGGTCCCCAAGGATGTGGTGGAGCTGAAGAAGCAGGAGCAAAAGGAACGCAAAgaggacaacaacaacaagcagcAAAGTCAGAAGAAGGTCGCCGGAGGCAATGTGTCCAAGAAGGAGAAGGTCGCAGCTGTCGAAACTGAAGCACCCGTAGTGACCAAGCAGATCCtcaagcaacagcagcagcagcagaatgGCTCACCCAAAACGCAGCACAACCAGGCCAACAACAAGaccaagcagcagcagcaaaacaaGAAACAGAATCATAAGGAAACCCTATCGACTAAGGATTTGGCTCATGCTTTGGATAAACTGGCCGATCACCAGAACCAGACCATTGGCGTTAACGCTCTGATGAATGTGTTTTCCCGTGCCGAGCTTAATCGCTCAGAGATTCAGATACTCATCGACTATCTGCTAAACAAGCAACAGGATATGCCCTCTTCGCACTCTGAGTGGTCGGATGACATCTGCCAGAAACTCAAGCGCCAGCTGGAGGAGAAGGAAAAACTGCTGGCCGAGGAGCAGGAGGCCTCCATCGGAATTCAGGCTAAGCTGCGCGAACTGCGCCAAGAGGTTAACACAGAACGCGCCCAGATGCATGCCCGAAACCAGGCCTATATCGATAAGTTGCAAggcaaggagcaggagctagCCGCCCTCAACCAGGAGCTGTCCAGTCTGAATGACAAGTTGACGCTTGAGCGACAGCAGCTTACG ACCCTTCGGAGGGAGAAGCAAGCCAATTCGCAGGATCTGGTTCAGTTGCAACGTTTGCAACAGGATCTCGCACACAAGGAAAAGTGCCTGGCGGAAATGACCGCATTCGTTAATGCAGAGACCCAGCAGAAGAACGAGGTGATTCAGCAGCAGGCTCAGCAGCTGCAAGCCCTGGAGCTGCAACGCGAAGAGCTGGAAGCGCGCCAGAACAACAGCATCTTTGAGCTGGAGCAGCGCAAGCAGCTGGAGGCGGAGAACGCCGACCTCAAGCAGGAGCTGAGCTCTGTTCAACAGACTCAGTCGGAGCTACAGCGCGTCCACGCCGCCGAGTTGCAGGAGCTGCGACAGAACTTGTCCGTCCTGGAGGCCCGCAACGTTGCGCTCAGCCAACAGCTCACCCAAGCCGCCAACAGCGCGGTTCAGGCCACCGCCGCCCAGTCGGAGCAGGCCCAGGTTCAGACCGAAGCGCTGGCCCAGAAGCAGCAGGAGCTGAATGCTCTTCGCTCGCAGGTTGGTTCGCTGACGGATGCCCAGgcccagcagcagaagcaagCCAACGCTCTGCAGTCGCAGCTCCTGGAGGCTCAGCAGCGGGCCGATCAGCTGCAGGCCAAGGAGCAACATCTGCAACAGGAGCTCCAGGAGCAGCGGGAGAAAAACAAT GACGTGCGTATGAAAAATTGGAAGTTGATTGAAGCGTTGCAAAATGCCGAAGCATTAACAGCTAAGACGAAAACAAATTCAGCGCAGTCCGTAGGC caacaacacaaagagctgcagctgcagcaacagaAGGCCGTGGCCGCCAATGGAGGTGGTAGTGCCAGTTCAGCCAAGAGCGAGCAGCAGAGGATCCGGGATCTCTACCAGCGCCTTTATCCCGACGCTGTTAAAGCGCAGTCGGGAAATGCCCTGCAAGCATCCTTTGACCAGTGGCTGGAACAGGTCCTGGCCACCCATgtcaagcagcagcaggataAGCTGCGGCAGAAGCTCGATGCGGAGAAGTCCGAGAAGCAGAGCAGCAGTAGTCATAAGTCCACACAATCAAACAACAGTAGCAGTAGCAACCACAATAGCACCCACAACAATATTAGTAGCAATAATAGTAGTTCGAATAGCCAATCCTCCTCCGCCGTcgagcagcaggagctgcaCAAACAGAACCTGCAGCTGCGGGAGTGCAACGACAAGCTCACCCAGCTGGTCACCAAGACG ACCAACACATTGATGGACTTGGAAGACCGTGCTCGTGAGCAGGACGAGCACTGGCGTGGCATCGTCGAGCAGAAGGAGCAGCTGATCCTTACGCTGCAGCAGCATGCCTCAAACGGAGAATAG
- the LOC116801428 gene encoding ribosome-binding protein 1 isoform X2: MDFHILIVIGCVVSASLLSFLFINKIFRRKTFEEVVAEKRALSANLYKAAGGAATKKPKKKELKREKKQRQREQQRDVNNEPEPEEAEDYSDGQSEGQGSVAGEEPGLSKQHVEFEPDAEVLTDQRRPSSVAEKENQPSGAGKKGKKDKRNGANNKTAGILVNKNETVAVKPPANAEETPTLNNFETKVPKDVVELKKQEQKERKEDNNNKQQSQKKVAGGNVSKKEKVAAVETEAPVVTKQILKQQQQQQNGSPKTQHNQANNKTKQQQQNKKQNHKETLSTKDLAHALDKLADHQNQTIGVNALMNVFSRAELNRSEIQILIDYLLNKQQDMPSSHSEWSDDICQKLKRQLEEKEKLLAEEQEASIGIQAKLRELRQEVNTERAQMHARNQAYIDKLQGKEQELAALNQELSSLNDKLTLERQQLTTLRREKQANSQDLVQLQRLQQDLAHKEKCLAEMTAFVNAETQQKNEVIQQQAQQLQALELQREELEARQNNSIFELEQRKQLEAENADLKQELSSVQQTQSELQRVHAAELQELRQNLSVLEARNVALSQQLTQAANSAVQATAAQSEQAQVQTEALAQKQQELNALRSQVGSLTDAQAQQQKQANALQSQLLEAQQRADQLQAKEQHLQQELQEQREKNNQQHKELQLQQQKAVAANGGGSASSAKSEQQRIRDLYQRLYPDAVKAQSGNALQASFDQWLEQVLATHVKQQQDKLRQKLDAEKSEKQSSSSHKSTQSNNSSSSNHNSTHNNISSNNSSSNSQSSSAVEQQELHKQNLQLRECNDKLTQLVTKTTNTLMDLEDRAREQDEHWRGIVEQKEQLILTLQQHASNGE, translated from the exons TCGGTTGTGTGGTCAGCGCCTCGCTGCTCTCGTTCCTGTTCATCAATAAGATCTTCCGGCGCAAGACTTTCGAGGAGGTGGTGGCCGAGAAGCGAGCCCTGAGCGCCAATCTCTACAAGGCGGCCGGTGGCGCCGCTACCAAGAAGCCCAAGAAGAAGGAACTTAAGCGCGAAAAGAAGCAACGTCAGCGGGAACAGCAGCGGGATGTGAACAACGAGCCGGAACCAGAGGAAGCCGAAGACTACTCCGATGGTCAGTCGGAGGGTCAGGGCTCCGTGGCTGGCGAGGAACCCGGTCTGTCCAAGCAGCACGTTGAATTTGAACCCGATGCAGAGGTCCTCACTGATCAGCGACGACCTAGTAGCGTGGCTGAGAAGGAGAACCAACCTTCTGGGGCTGGCAAAAAGGGAAAGAAGGATAAGCGTAACGGAGCCAACAACAAGACAGCCGGAATCCTGGTCAACAAGAACGAAACTGTTGCTGTTAAGCCTCCAGCTAACGCCGAGGAGACACCaactttgaataattttgaaaccAAGGTCCCCAAGGATGTGGTGGAGCTGAAGAAGCAGGAGCAAAAGGAACGCAAAgaggacaacaacaacaagcagcAAAGTCAGAAGAAGGTCGCCGGAGGCAATGTGTCCAAGAAGGAGAAGGTCGCAGCTGTCGAAACTGAAGCACCCGTAGTGACCAAGCAGATCCtcaagcaacagcagcagcagcagaatgGCTCACCCAAAACGCAGCACAACCAGGCCAACAACAAGaccaagcagcagcagcaaaacaaGAAACAGAATCATAAGGAAACCCTATCGACTAAGGATTTGGCTCATGCTTTGGATAAACTGGCCGATCACCAGAACCAGACCATTGGCGTTAACGCTCTGATGAATGTGTTTTCCCGTGCCGAGCTTAATCGCTCAGAGATTCAGATACTCATCGACTATCTGCTAAACAAGCAACAGGATATGCCCTCTTCGCACTCTGAGTGGTCGGATGACATCTGCCAGAAACTCAAGCGCCAGCTGGAGGAGAAGGAAAAACTGCTGGCCGAGGAGCAGGAGGCCTCCATCGGAATTCAGGCTAAGCTGCGCGAACTGCGCCAAGAGGTTAACACAGAACGCGCCCAGATGCATGCCCGAAACCAGGCCTATATCGATAAGTTGCAAggcaaggagcaggagctagCCGCCCTCAACCAGGAGCTGTCCAGTCTGAATGACAAGTTGACGCTTGAGCGACAGCAGCTTACG ACCCTTCGGAGGGAGAAGCAAGCCAATTCGCAGGATCTGGTTCAGTTGCAACGTTTGCAACAGGATCTCGCACACAAGGAAAAGTGCCTGGCGGAAATGACCGCATTCGTTAATGCAGAGACCCAGCAGAAGAACGAGGTGATTCAGCAGCAGGCTCAGCAGCTGCAAGCCCTGGAGCTGCAACGCGAAGAGCTGGAAGCGCGCCAGAACAACAGCATCTTTGAGCTGGAGCAGCGCAAGCAGCTGGAGGCGGAGAACGCCGACCTCAAGCAGGAGCTGAGCTCTGTTCAACAGACTCAGTCGGAGCTACAGCGCGTCCACGCCGCCGAGTTGCAGGAGCTGCGACAGAACTTGTCCGTCCTGGAGGCCCGCAACGTTGCGCTCAGCCAACAGCTCACCCAAGCCGCCAACAGCGCGGTTCAGGCCACCGCCGCCCAGTCGGAGCAGGCCCAGGTTCAGACCGAAGCGCTGGCCCAGAAGCAGCAGGAGCTGAATGCTCTTCGCTCGCAGGTTGGTTCGCTGACGGATGCCCAGgcccagcagcagaagcaagCCAACGCTCTGCAGTCGCAGCTCCTGGAGGCTCAGCAGCGGGCCGATCAGCTGCAGGCCAAGGAGCAACATCTGCAACAGGAGCTCCAGGAGCAGCGGGAGAAAAACAAT caacaacacaaagagctgcagctgcagcaacagaAGGCCGTGGCCGCCAATGGAGGTGGTAGTGCCAGTTCAGCCAAGAGCGAGCAGCAGAGGATCCGGGATCTCTACCAGCGCCTTTATCCCGACGCTGTTAAAGCGCAGTCGGGAAATGCCCTGCAAGCATCCTTTGACCAGTGGCTGGAACAGGTCCTGGCCACCCATgtcaagcagcagcaggataAGCTGCGGCAGAAGCTCGATGCGGAGAAGTCCGAGAAGCAGAGCAGCAGTAGTCATAAGTCCACACAATCAAACAACAGTAGCAGTAGCAACCACAATAGCACCCACAACAATATTAGTAGCAATAATAGTAGTTCGAATAGCCAATCCTCCTCCGCCGTcgagcagcaggagctgcaCAAACAGAACCTGCAGCTGCGGGAGTGCAACGACAAGCTCACCCAGCTGGTCACCAAGACG ACCAACACATTGATGGACTTGGAAGACCGTGCTCGTGAGCAGGACGAGCACTGGCGTGGCATCGTCGAGCAGAAGGAGCAGCTGATCCTTACGCTGCAGCAGCATGCCTCAAACGGAGAATAG
- the LOC6616702 gene encoding dual specificity protein kinase Ttk, producing the protein MTTPVPRRTKDMMALGLDSDSEDDFNTPYRPRQAAAGERKQQPVASFQVQTKGKENEPHPLPTNMLPRRVSELTMMDSDSDEEDIKSNHNLNCAILNDSFVLSPSQELTNSNSNITTRRTSSAVPLKQSDSNLSFLGRFNDMGINCSSQGSPVANSEKQVAKKTAPTLQAAPSATERRPLQETETPLRNELASTSKTKPDADFITPQVRTIGSTLAGKSRSAVSNDFRAQKVLFQTPMTVSRAAPVASDSISFSLCDTITESPDIPEPPKKAEPPKNQHPSKKSLDNVFRETDKDNAPVKVDIVEPKELVLIPAVAVPPEQPSHPSHKTSNILKMKNHEYTIDKKLGCGGSSSVYLARRSDSGNEFALKVVDLQADPQVVQGYLNETKLLAKLQGNVCVVALYDYQLVREESKLYMVMEKGDCDLNKILQSYSTNLPLYSLMNILYQMLQAVNYIHQHGVIHSDLKPANFLMVSGRLKLIDFGIASNIAVDSTSIIKFSQAGTFNYISPEALTDTSTGNSPMRKADQPKIKISTKSDVWSLGCILYLLLYQKTPFGHIRNVYAKMSAITAPGTSIEYPAIPPYYPIMLVHMAKNCLQLNPKKRPSCTELLQYPFHMIIPLQNLQIPSRTANSN; encoded by the exons ATGACCACGCCTGTGCCCCGCCGCACCAAGGACATGATGGCACTGGGACTGGATTCCGACTCGGAGGACGACTTTAACACGCCATACCGACCACGACAAGCGGCGGCGGGAGAACGAAAACAGCAGCCAGTAGCGTCTTTCCAAGTCCAAACGAAAGGCAAGGAGAACGAACCGCATCCCCTGCCCACAAATATGCT ACCTCGCCGAGTGTCCGAGTTGACTATGATGGATTCGGACAGTGACGAGGAGGACATCAAGAGCAATCACAACCTTAACTGCGCCATCCTAAACGATTCCTTTGTGCTGAGCCCATCTCAAGAGTTaacaaacagcaacagcaacattacCACTCGTAGAACATCAAGTGCCGTCCCCCTCAAACAATCCGATTCGAATCTCTCGTTCCTGGGAAGATTCAACGACATGGGCATCAATTGCAGCAGTCAGGGATCACCTGTTGCGAACTCGGAAAAACAAGTGGCCAAAAAGACAGCGCCCACGCTTCAAGCTGCACCAAGTGCCACCGAAAGGCGCCCACTCCAAGAGACCGAGACGCCACTGCGTAATGAATTAGCCTCCACCTCGAAGACGAAGCCGGATGCAGACTTCATTACCCCCCAAGTGCGAACAATAGGTTCCACACTGGCTGGAAAAAGTCGAAGTGCGGTGTCCAATGACTTCCGTGCGCAGAAAGTGCTCTTCCAAACACCCATGACCGTGAGTCGTGCTGCTCCAGTGGCCTCCGATAGCATAAGCTTCTCCCTGTGCGACACCATCACAGAAAGCCCGGACATTCCAGAGCCTCCGAAAAAGGCAGAACCACCAAAGAATCAGCACCCTTCCAAGAAGTCCCTAGATAATGTTTTCCGGGAGACGGACAAGGATAACGCGCCAGTCAAGGTGGATATTGTGGAACCAAAGGAGCTGGTGCTGATTCCGGCAGTTGCTGTACCTCCAGAGCAGCCTTCCCACCCTTCTCACAAGACatctaatattttaaaaatgaagaATCATGAGTATACGATTGACAAGAAACTGGGCTGTGGCGGCTCCAGCTCTGTTTATTTGGCACGCCGATCGGATTCCGGAAATGAGTTCGCCCTGAAGGTGGTGGATCTGCAGGCCGATCCACAAGTGGTACAGGGGTATCTAAACGAAACCAAACTTCTGGCAAAGCTACAAGGGAACGTTTGTGTTGTGGCACTTTACGatta TCAACTTGTGCGCGAGGAGTCCAAGCTGTACATGGTGATGGAGAAAGGCGACTGCGACTTGAACAAGATCCTGCAGAGCTACTCCACCAACCTTCCTCTCTATAGCCTGATGAACATCCTGTACCAAATGCTGCAAGCGGTCAACTACATTCACCAACACGGTGTCATCCATTCGGATCTCAAGCCGGCAAATTTCCTGATGGTCAGCGGCAGACTGAAGTTGATCGATTTTGGCATAGCCAGCAATATCGCTGTGGACTCGACGAGCATCATCAAATTCTCGCAGGCGGGCACCTTTAACTACATTAGTCCGGAGGCGTTGACGGACACCTCCACGGGAAATAGTCCGATGCGTAAAGCCGATCAGCCCAAGATCAAGATCTCGACCAAATCGGACGTGTGGTCGCTGGGCTGCATCCTTTACCTGCTACTCTACCAAAAGACACCGTTCGGCCACATCCGAAATGTCTATGCCAAGATGAGTGCAATCACTGCACCGGGCACCAGCATCGAGTATCCCGCCATTCCACCCTACTATCCCATCATGCTGGTTCAT ATGGCCAAGAACTGCCTCCAGCTGAATCCCAAAAAGCGGCCGTCGTGCACCGAACTATTACAGTACCCATTCCATATGATCATTCCGCTGCAGAACCTGCAGATACCCAGCAGAACCGCCAACAGCAATTAA
- the LOC6616701 gene encoding transmembrane protein 192: MEQPATGSGAVQPGVSPAHIHDTDQLLDPVLFSNDNGSYKLNTVPAFSLHLVISTAISIVGIVLAASFPTDRRCDAYFIMLYLRATFWVITYLFDHFVKKQHDNLRMQGYHDFHRETNMQKGIPLQLVSLWNSMLLAVQALIHHYYAKNFWEHCAAGWLSPVSYVTAFTVAENLVLAVSHSLYIDKVRKFNSAKLAPDVLRGADRAGGSLGLMQPGGDTEELLEKQADLIAYLRDHTHKLNQKLHQMQTNVRPVRAPQIP, translated from the exons ATGGAGCAACCAGCAACAGGAAGCGGCGCTGTCCAACCGGGCGTGTCCCCAGCGCACATCCACGACACGGATCAGCTCCTGGACCCCGTCCTCTTCTCCAACGACAATGGAAGCTACAAGCTGAATACAGTGCCCGCATTTAG CCTTCATCTGGTTATCTCCACTGCAATCTCTATTGTGGGGATCGTACTTGCAGCCTCGTTTCCAACGGATCGGCGCTGCGATGCCTACTTTATAATGCTCTACCTACGGGCCACCTTCTGGGTCATCACATAT CTCTTCGATCACTTCGTAAAGAAGCAACACGACAATCTACGCATGCAGGGCTATCACGACTTCCACCGCGAGACTAACATGCAGAAGGGGATTCCCCTTCAGCTGGTATCCTTGTGGAACTCCATGCTGCTTGCTGTCCAGGCCCTGATCCACCACTACTATGCGAAGAACTTCTGGGAACATTGCGCCGCCGGCTGGCTGTCGCCGGTCAGCTATGTGACCGCCTTCACCGTGGCCGAGAATCTGGTGCTGGCCGTTTCCCACAGCTTATATATTG ACAAGGTGCGTAAGTTCAACAGCGCCAAGCTGGCCCCGGATGTTTTGCGCGGTGCGGACCGCGCTGGAGGTTCCCTGGGCCTCATGCAACCAGGAGGCGACACAGAAGAGCTTCTGGAGAAGCAGGCCGACCTTATCGCTTATCTGCGTGACCACACACACAAGCTCAACCAGAAACTGCATCAAATGCAGACCAACGTGCGACCAGTGAGAGCGCCACAAATTCCTTAA